A window from Flavobacterium gyeonganense encodes these proteins:
- a CDS encoding pseudouridine synthase, with product MNNKEGNNKRGGSRPNSSRSNSSKPKPPMAKRAQGPKKVNPAVKAVEEEKAAKLKKQNQAPKRQKASDEIRLNKYISNSGVCSRRDADIYIQSGNVKVNGVAVTEMGYLVKLNDVVNFDGVILTPEKKEYILLNKPKNFTTALDEGQEYRNVLELVRGATNAKIAAVGRMDKNTTGLLLFTNDNDMIRKFTLPNQKSSKIYQVSLDKNLKYEDLEKISKGLVLDGHRVFVEEISYIDNEPKSEVGLKLRTANVKVVRSIFESFEYNVLRIDRVSFAGLTKKNLPRGNWRFLTDQEIINLKNV from the coding sequence ATGAACAACAAGGAAGGCAATAATAAAAGAGGCGGATCAAGACCAAACAGCTCAAGATCAAACTCCAGCAAGCCAAAACCTCCTATGGCAAAGCGTGCGCAAGGGCCAAAAAAAGTGAATCCTGCTGTTAAAGCTGTGGAAGAAGAAAAAGCAGCAAAATTAAAAAAACAGAATCAGGCTCCAAAAAGACAAAAAGCTTCAGACGAAATTCGATTGAACAAATATATTTCGAATTCAGGTGTATGCTCGCGTCGAGATGCTGATATATACATTCAGTCCGGAAACGTAAAAGTAAATGGTGTTGCGGTAACCGAAATGGGTTATTTAGTAAAACTAAATGATGTTGTGAATTTTGACGGTGTTATCCTGACTCCGGAAAAGAAGGAATATATTTTACTGAATAAGCCAAAAAACTTTACTACGGCGTTAGATGAAGGTCAGGAATATCGTAATGTTCTGGAACTGGTGCGTGGTGCTACAAACGCTAAAATAGCAGCGGTAGGGAGAATGGATAAAAACACAACTGGATTATTATTGTTTACGAATGATAATGATATGATTCGTAAGTTTACTTTACCGAATCAGAAATCATCTAAAATCTATCAGGTTTCACTGGATAAAAACCTAAAATATGAGGATCTGGAAAAAATCAGCAAAGGATTGGTTTTGGATGGACACCGTGTTTTTGTAGAAGAAATAAGCTATATTGACAATGAGCCAAAAAGCGAAGTGGGCCTAAAATTACGTACTGCTAATGTAAAAGTGGTTCGTTCAATTTTTGAGAGTTTTGAATACAATGTTTTGCGTATTGACCGTGTATCTTTTGCAGGTCTGACCAAAAAGAACTTACCAAGAGGAAACTGGCGCTTTTTGACAGATCAGGAAATCATCAATCTGAAAAACGTTTAA